A genomic region of Acidimicrobiales bacterium contains the following coding sequences:
- a CDS encoding serine/threonine-protein kinase: MSDNPLKGGMSVPGYEVERELGRGGFAVVYRANQPKLRRTVALKVLTNVDPSDDDAKRRFEAECQAIGSLSWHPHVVTVYDAGATDVGLPFLAMEHLPSGSLQAKLGDHGHAPWEEVLRVAVQMCDALGAAHQAGILHRDIKPANVLTSRIGDYKLADFGIARFGDSQRTATGVITGTVAYTAPEVLRGARASTASDIYALGAMLCAVASGRTPFVKDADESVVAIMYRVNTEDPPPLDEHDVPADVGLLIHTLMDKDPEKRPATALEVAQWAQHLQERRGISTSPLHTDPDLLPALPPAAVAAGAEALGPDGAGPSPAPAPPATPPPAPAYTPPPQPAYGTPAPPGYGPGTPAPQPAYPQSGTWAGDPSTGAYGAAGYGQTGSYAPATGTHGYSSGGGGAPGNGGKIVAIVAVVALVVVALIIGLAALASGGESSSSGSTTTTAAGAPAPVSEGTTASSAPEPTGSTASTFPEQVRTNFVDACTAGDVEESVCTCVLDSLESTYTLAELAELEADIAAGEAPPAEIVDLFTSCQ, encoded by the coding sequence ATGAGTGACAACCCCCTCAAGGGCGGCATGTCCGTCCCGGGCTACGAGGTCGAGCGCGAGCTGGGCCGGGGCGGCTTCGCCGTGGTCTACCGGGCCAACCAGCCCAAGCTGCGGCGCACCGTGGCCCTCAAGGTGCTCACCAACGTCGACCCCTCCGACGACGACGCCAAGCGCCGCTTCGAGGCCGAGTGCCAGGCCATCGGCTCGCTGTCGTGGCACCCCCACGTCGTCACCGTCTACGACGCCGGGGCCACCGACGTGGGCCTGCCCTTCCTGGCCATGGAGCACCTGCCGTCCGGTTCGCTCCAGGCCAAGCTGGGCGACCACGGCCACGCACCCTGGGAGGAGGTGCTGCGGGTGGCGGTGCAGATGTGCGACGCCTTGGGGGCCGCCCACCAGGCCGGCATCCTCCACCGCGACATCAAGCCGGCCAACGTCCTCACCTCCCGCATCGGCGACTACAAGCTGGCCGACTTCGGCATCGCCCGCTTCGGCGACAGCCAGCGCACCGCCACCGGGGTCATCACCGGCACCGTGGCCTACACCGCCCCCGAGGTCCTGCGGGGCGCCCGGGCCTCCACCGCCAGCGACATCTACGCCCTGGGCGCCATGCTCTGCGCCGTGGCCAGCGGCCGCACCCCGTTCGTGAAGGACGCGGACGAGTCGGTGGTGGCGATCATGTACCGGGTCAACACCGAGGACCCGCCGCCCCTCGACGAGCACGACGTGCCGGCGGACGTGGGCCTCCTGATCCACACCCTCATGGACAAGGACCCGGAGAAGCGGCCGGCCACCGCCCTGGAGGTGGCCCAGTGGGCCCAGCACCTCCAGGAGCGGCGGGGCATCTCCACCTCGCCCCTCCACACCGATCCCGACCTGCTCCCGGCCCTGCCCCCCGCCGCGGTGGCGGCCGGGGCCGAGGCCCTCGGCCCCGACGGGGCCGGCCCGTCACCCGCTCCCGCCCCGCCGGCGACGCCCCCGCCCGCCCCGGCCTACACCCCGCCCCCGCAGCCGGCGTACGGGACCCCGGCGCCCCCCGGCTACGGGCCGGGCACGCCGGCCCCGCAGCCGGCCTACCCGCAGTCGGGGACCTGGGCCGGCGACCCGTCCACCGGCGCCTACGGCGCCGCCGGGTACGGCCAGACCGGCTCCTACGCCCCGGCCACCGGGACCCACGGCTACTCCTCCGGCGGTGGGGGGGCGCCCGGCAACGGCGGCAAGATCGTGGCCATCGTGGCCGTGGTGGCCCTGGTGGTGGTGGCGCTCATCATCGGCCTGGCCGCCCTGGCCAGCGGGGGCGAGTCCTCCTCGTCGGGGTCGACCACCACCACGGCGGCGGGTGCCCCGGCCCCCGTGTCGGAGGGGACGACGGCCAGCTCCGCCCCGGAGCCGACCGGCAGCACGGCCAGCACCTTCCCCGAGCAGGTGCGCACCAACTTCGTGGACGCCTGCACCGCGGGCGACGTGGAGGAGAGCGTCTGCACCTGCGTGCTCGACAGCCTGGAGTCGACCTACACGCTGGCCGAGCTGGCCGAGCTGGAGGCTGACATCGCGGCCGGCGAGGCCCCGCCGGCCGAGATCGTCGACCTGTTCACCTCCTGCCAGTAG